The genomic stretch CGCCAGGTGCACCGTCGGAAGCCGCCTCGTTCATGAATGCGCCAGGCCAGGTCCGAAACACTTCGCGCGTCCTTTCGGGGACGGCCCTTCGCATCCAGGAGGCGGACGGTCGTCTGCGCAGACACCGCGACTGCGTAATGCAAGCCCAGTGCGCGAAGTCGCGCACGGAAGCCGCTGGAGTTGCCGTAGGCGCTGTCCGCCAAGAGGACGCCCGGAGGCACCCCGTCCTCCACGGCCCGCTCAATCATTCGCAGCGCCAGTTGGGGCTTGGTTTGGAAGGCAACCTCGGCGGGGATGCGGGCCTCGCGGCGGCGCACCTCGTCGTTGGCCCAGCAATCGGGGAGGTACAACTCGAAGTCGACGGGTAGGTGCTCGGTACGAGTGGCCACGCTGAGGCTGACGCCAATCTGGCAGTTGGCCACCTTCCCCGCCGAGCCGGTGTACTGCCGCTGGACGCCCACCGAGTGCTTGCCCTGCTTGAGAAAGCCCGTGTCGTCCACAATCCACGCTTCCACCGACTCCCGCCGCGTCATCGCCTCCAGCGCGTACCTCGACGCCTCGCGCCACACGTCCCGGTCGCTCCACCTCGAGTCCACGGCGAAGTGCAACAACCGCTGGTGCATGGCATCCATCCGCTCGGGGTTCGGACACGCGCGGGCGGCGATGGGCTCCACGCTCTTGCGCTCCCCATCCCCCAGCAGGCCCATCGCGTAGAGGGCGAACGAGCCGCGCCGACTCTCCTCGCCGAGGACCTCGCCGATTTGCTGGAAATACCTCTCAAGCCGCTGCACCGCGGCGGCGTTCATGAAGGAGTCCATACCTGCTTCATGAGTGGGGCGGATGGCGGCCGATGCAATGAGAGCCTACCCGCCCAGCCCTCCGCCGCACACTCCCCCTTCGGCCTACCCCTGACGCAGTAGTGCGACTCCTACGGCGGCCTCAAGAATCTTCTGCGCCAAGGCCTCGACTTGCAGCCGCTGCCCCTGGCACTCGCCGCCCCGGCGACGTCCTCCCTGCCTCAGCCGCGTTTCGCACGCAGCGTGGCCGAGCTGCTTCACCACCCCGCCGTGCCCCAGGAGTCTGAAATTGAGTCCCACTGACGAGTTGATTCCCATACTCAAGAAGCTGCGCCTGTCCGGCGCCCTCCAGTCCCTCCAAGTGCGCACCCAGCAGGCCGTGGACGACAACCTCTCCCACTCCGAATTCCTCTACCGCCTGCTGGGCGACGAGGTGGAACGTCGCGACTCCAAGCAACTCTCCCAGCGCGTGCGCCGTGCCTCCTTCGAGTACGCCCGCACCCTCGAGGACTTCGACTTCCACTTCAACGCCAGCGTCCCCAAGGCCAAGGTGCTGGAATTGGGCACCTGCGCCTTCCTGGAGCGCCACGACAACGTCCTCATCGTCGGCCCCACCGGCGTCGGCAAGTCCCACCTGGCCCAGGCCCTCGGCCACCGCGCCTGCCGCGCGGGCTTCAGCGCCCTCTACGTCGGCGCCCACGAAATGCTCATGCAACTGCGCGCCGCACGCGGCGAAGGCAGCTACGACAAGCGCCTCTTGCGCTTCACCTCTCCCGACTTGCTCATCATCGATGACCTCGGCCTGCGCGGCCTGACTCAGGACGAGCCGATGGACCTCTACGAGGTGGTCCGCCAGCGCTACGAGCGCCGCAGCACCGTCATCACCTCCAACCGCTCCATCGAAGAGTGGCCGCCCCTCTTTGGCGACCCACTCATGGCCAGCGCCGCCATGGACCGGCTCCTCCACCACGCCCACGTCCTCGTCATCGAAGGCGACAGTTTCGTAACCGTCCGGTCAGTGACGTGGCGCGAGCGGTTGCAGATGGACGAGGACCGTGGTCGGCGAGCGCCGCAAGGAGCGAGCTGTTCAGAGGCTGGGCTGGAGGGGGGAATCGGGCGGGTCGGCGGCGCGTCTCCGCTTCCACTCGTGAGGCAGCAGCTCACTGATGCGCGAGTTGGGGTGCGACTGCACACGCAGCATGACGTCCGCGAGGTACTCCTCGGGATTGACTTGGTTGGCCTCGCAGGTGGCCACCAGGGCGTAGAGGCCCGCGAGGTTTTCGCCCGCGGCCTCGTGGCCGACGAAGAGGAAATTCTTCCGGCCCAGGGCAGCCTTCCGCAGCGCCGATTCCGCGCGGTTGTTGTCGAGAGGAAGTCGCTCATTCTCGACGAAGCGAGTGAGGGCCTCCCACTGCTTCACCGCGTAGGAAATGGCCTGGCCCAGCGGACTCTTGGGCGGGTGGTGCGGGGCCTGCGCCTCCAGCCAGGTACGCAGTTGCGCGAGGACGGGGGCGCTGTGCAGTTGGCGCAGCTCCCGGTGGACGGCGGTGCGCACCACGTCCGCCTCACGTGCCTGCGCCTCCACGCGGTAGAGCTCGAGGATGAAGGCCAGTGCCTCTCGCGCCTCGGGGGCGGTTGCCAGCGCATCGAAGAATCGGCGGCGGCAATGGGCCCAGCAGCCGACACGTACCCGGCCCTTTGGCAGCGTCACCGCGTTGTAGCCGGTGTACGCGTCCACCACGAGCGCGCCTGGGGTACCGCCCAGGACTTCCTTGGGCGTTTTGCTAGCCCGGCCCATGCTGAAGCGGTAGCCGATGAGCCACTGGCCTTCGTCGTTCTGGGTGAGGAAGGTCCAGAGGTAGCCCAGGCGCGTCTTCTTCACGTCCAGCACCCGCAGCGGCGTCTCGTCCGCCCACACCACGTCCGCGGACGCAATGCATTGCAGCAGGTGACGGGAGAGAGGCAGAAGCACCGAGGCGGCCTGATGGAAGAGGTCCGTCAGCGTGCTGCGACTCATGGGGATGCCACCGCGTTCGACTCGTTGAGCGAGCCGGTGCAAGGGCATGGCATCGGCGCACTTCGACGTCACCACGTGGGCAATGAAGCCGGGGCCGTACTCGCCCCTGTCCACCACCCTCGCCGGAGGCGGAGCCGTGACGACGCCCCGGCCGCACGCGCACGCCAGCACTTCCTGCACGTGCACCTGCCTCTCGAAGCGCGCCGGCACGTACTCGTACACCACCGAGGTGCGTCCCTGGCCCAGCGGCTTCAATTCATCGCCGCCGCACGCCGGGCACTGGCGCTCCTCGGAGGGTACCGCGTGGCGAATCTCCCGCGCGGGCGCCTCCTCGGCTTTCCGAGTGGCCCTCTCCCGGCGCTTCTGCTTCGCGGCCTCGGCCCGAGCCGCCGTCGAATCCGCGTCCCCTCGCAGCTCGGCGGCCACCGTCGGCAGTTTCTCCGCCCGCCTGCTGAAGACGTGACGCTGCAGGGCTGCCAGCTGCCCCTTGAGCGCGTCCACCTCCCCGCCAATGCGGCTCACCTCGGCCTTGAGTTCCTCCGCCTCCTCGCGCCAGGGGCAGAAGTGGTCTTGAGGAAGCTCTCGCGGCACCCGGCCTCAACACGCCGCCGCTGAGCCGCGTCCCGGGCTGGAGCCGTCACGTGCCAGTCCGCCCGGGAGGCGTCCAGGCGGGCTGGCGCCTCACCTGGGCCACGTCGATGCCGTCCAGCAGCATCGCCAACTGCGTGGCGTCCAGGTGCACCACCTGCGCGCCCGCGTCCACCGGCGGCAGCCGGAAGCGCCCCGTCTCCAGCCGTTTGTACAGCAGCACGAAGCCGCCCCGGCTCCACGTCAGTACCTTGATGCGGTCTCCTCTCCGCGACACGAAGGCGAAGAGGTGCCCCGAGTAGACGTCCTCGCCCCAGGCTGTGCGCACCAGCGCCAT from Myxococcus xanthus encodes the following:
- the tnpB gene encoding IS66 family insertion sequence element accessory protein TnpB (TnpB, as the term is used for proteins encoded by IS66 family insertion elements, is considered an accessory protein, since TnpC, encoded by a neighboring gene, is a DDE family transposase.) — encoded protein: MWPTSSRRWGGEAVFALPASVRVVLATEPVDMRKSIDGLMALVRTAWGEDVYSGHLFAFVSRRGDRIKVLTWSRGGFVLLYKRLETGRFRLPPVDAGAQVVHLDATQLAMLLDGIDVAQVRRQPAWTPPGRTGT
- the tnpC gene encoding IS66 family transposase, whose protein sequence is MPRELPQDHFCPWREEAEELKAEVSRIGGEVDALKGQLAALQRHVFSRRAEKLPTVAAELRGDADSTAARAEAAKQKRRERATRKAEEAPAREIRHAVPSEERQCPACGGDELKPLGQGRTSVVYEYVPARFERQVHVQEVLACACGRGVVTAPPPARVVDRGEYGPGFIAHVVTSKCADAMPLHRLAQRVERGGIPMSRSTLTDLFHQAASVLLPLSRHLLQCIASADVVWADETPLRVLDVKKTRLGYLWTFLTQNDEGQWLIGYRFSMGRASKTPKEVLGGTPGALVVDAYTGYNAVTLPKGRVRVGCWAHCRRRFFDALATAPEAREALAFILELYRVEAQAREADVVRTAVHRELRQLHSAPVLAQLRTWLEAQAPHHPPKSPLGQAISYAVKQWEALTRFVENERLPLDNNRAESALRKAALGRKNFLFVGHEAAGENLAGLYALVATCEANQVNPEEYLADVMLRVQSHPNSRISELLPHEWKRRRAADPPDSPLQPSL